The following are encoded in a window of Cydia amplana chromosome 20, ilCydAmpl1.1, whole genome shotgun sequence genomic DNA:
- the LOC134657399 gene encoding zinc finger protein 724, with product MFVQQSYSRLFRPWDISDNKIEAKETSCDETTNIDITPKISKRKLQEDKRESRLRKIRGTFKKSESNLHQDATVSTTTVETDDDKKPALSSISNSGTTIESPVASLSLCCDRLLQEDKTPIKTEKNPVEPKSVTPKPHHHSSLPQNLPPPLYDAFMPGYPAADIAQAFGVAPTDPLLLESLAQGYAMELEYARILQQENEAKLLNARKQRPKKYKCPHCQVGFSNNGQLKGHIRIHTGERPYKCDEKNCGKTFTRNEELTRHKRIHSGVRPFPCPTCGKKFGRRDHLKKHTRTHYLQAERMMPVFVPLSAVPHVGGYPYLYGY from the coding sequence ATGTTCGTTCAGCAAAGTTACTCGAGGCTGTTCAGGCCTTGGGATATCAGTGATAATAAAATCGAAGCGAAGGAAACTAGCTGTGATGAAACTACTAATATAGACATAACTCCAAAAATCAGCAAGAGAAAACTACAAGAAGACAAAAGAGAGAGCCGCTTGCGAAAAATTCGTGGAACTTTCAAGAAAAGTGAATCCAATCTGCATCAAGATGCTACAGTATCCACGACGACCGTTGAAACTGATGACGATAAAAAGCCCGCCTTGTCTTCCATTAGCAATTCCGGAACGACGATAGAGTCTCCAGTAGCCAGCCTAAGTCTGTGCTGCGACCGGCTACTGCAAGAAGACAAAACTCCCATCAAGACTGAAAAGAACCCAGTCGAACCCAAGTCAGTAACACCGAAACCACACCACCATTCAAGTTTGCCGCAAAACTTGCCGCCGCCGCTGTACGACGCTTTCATGCCAGGCTATCCGGCGGCAGACATCGCGCAAGCGTTCGGAGTAGCTCCCACCGACCCCCTACTTCTAGAATCCCTAGCACAAGGATACGCTATGGAATTAGAATACGCTAGAATTCTCCAGCAAGAGAACGAAGCGAAACTCCTTAACGCGCGAAAGCAGCGACCCAAAAAATACAAGTGTCCGCATTGCCAAGTAGGTTTCTCTAACAACGGCCAACTAAAGGGGCATATAAGGATTCACACCGGGGAAAGGCCGTACAAATGCGACGAGAAGAACTGTGGGAAGACATTTACTAGGAACGAGGAGTTGACGAGGCATAAGAGGATACACTCCGGGGTCCGCCCGTTCCCTTGCCCGACGTGTGGGAAGAAGTTTGGCCGCCGGGACCATCTGAAGAAGCACACGAGAACTCATTACCTTCAGGCGGAGAGAATGATGCCAGTATTTGTGCCGCTTTCGGCCGTTCCTCATGTTGGTGGATATCCTTATTTATACGGCTACTGA
- the LOC134657709 gene encoding uncharacterized protein LOC134657709 has protein sequence MAAQSEAKFARVECCAEREHLGTLRLITRALFRVANLLLIYASVIENGSLMQIYVWYTLAYIVVGVPVAIGDMLLGVKHEERVAVDFVTEIMFLFVLSRCLPLVNTYRIQLSELERAKW, from the exons ATGGCAGCACAATCAGAGGCGAAATTCGCGCGCGTTGAGTGCTGCGCTGAGCGCGAGCACTTAGGTACCCTGCGGTTGATCACGCGCGCGCTGTTTCGAGTCGCTAACCTGCTGCTTATATACGCTTCAGTCATT GAGAACGGCTCGCTGATGCAGATCTACGTGTGGTACACGCTCGCGTACATCGTGGTCGGCGTGCCGGTCGCCATCGGCGACATGCTGCTGGGGGTCAAGCATGAGGAGCGAGTCGCGGTCGACTTTGTCACCGAGATCATGTTCCTCTTCG TGTTGTCTCGGTGTCTCCCTCTAGTGAACACCTACAGAATACAATTAAGTGAACTGGAGCGAGCGAAGTGGTGA
- the LOC134657426 gene encoding uncharacterized protein LOC134657426, translating into MPESMAHAMEEFMAAAELGQKMAQDGVHTQEEAEKQYVKMAQLLEEMLDYMYSANNAYSFLQAKGLDTMIVPNMHITFWQLRTSLLQLLKALFDIAPTTTATVIPDTILDKLVDIYEQDDDLDIKIHAIELLSVWLPGNPQAQTRVMKMKGLLPFYKQLAKLDPLLTKLTLELFNKIMNEHIAARNKKLQRNKADYKTFQMYQQIGLIERLSTPMFCNGLLKIFEAVFSTGSLYKDAKDLLPPVLKLLQVIKPHCSRVYNGRSKVETLIEQVLETVQEPSTREDLEKQMVNVTEVIESLTDFAELVKLTEHTEL; encoded by the coding sequence ATGCCCGAAAGCATGGCTCATGCGATGGAAGAATTCATGGCAGCTGCAGAATTGGGGCAAAAGATGGCACAAGACGGCGTACATACTCAAGAGGAAGCCGAGAAACAGTACGTAAAGATGGCTCAGTTGTTAGAAGAGATGCTTGACTACATGTACAGTGCCAACAACGCTTACAGCTTCCTCCAAGCTAAAGGCCTTGATACTATGATCGTACCAAATATGCATATAACCTTCTGGCAACTAAGAACTTCATTACTGCAGTTATTAAAAGCTCTCTTCGATATAGCGCCAACCACGACAGCTACTGTCATCCCTGACACCATACTAGACAAATTAGTCGACATATATGAACAAGACGATGATCTAGACATCAAAATTCACGCCATAGAACTATTATCAGTCTGGCTTCCAGGAAACCCTCAAGCCCAAACACGCGTCATGAAAATGAAGGGGCTCCTGCCGTTTTACAAACAACTGGCAAAACTGGATCCACTGCTGACGAAATTGACGTTAGAGCTTTTCAATAAGATTATGAACGAGCATATCGCCGCGAGGAATAAAAAACTGCAGAGGAATAAAGCTGATTATAAGACTTTCCAGATGTATCAGCAGATTGGTTTGATTGAGCGATTATCTACGCCTATGTTTTGTAATGGTTTGCTAAAGATTTTCGAGGCGGTATTTTCTACTGGTTCGCTATACAAGGATGCTAAAGATTTGTTACCGCCCGTGTTAAAACTTCTTCAGGTAATAAAACCACATTGTTCTAGAGTGTACAACGGTAGGTCTAAAGTTGAAACACTGATTGAGCAAGTGTTAGAAACGGTACAAGAACCAAGTACACGGGAAGATCTGGAAAAACAGATGGTCAATGTTACGGAAGTCATAGAAAGCTTGACCGACTTTGCAGAGTTAGTGAAACTGACAGAACACACTGAACTTTGA